A stretch of the Clostridiales bacterium genome encodes the following:
- the secD gene encoding protein translocase subunit SecD has product MKSGNKRTGSKKSAVAALCVVLVLTILIGVIGFTGLAIPPRGLYKVRSWLPTADSEKWPESLSLGLDLRGGMYVEYSGAAPEGSEANFDDLVEGSMSIIRARLTDRGFTEANVQRIGTDGIRVEVPGVQDDSVLDLIGAAAKMRFLDPEGNEFMTGDKVKSARAVYDEDGKPVISFSLTDEGAKIFGEMTAANIGKNLIIELDGVTLVNATVQSAIPDGNGQISGNYTPEEAMNTAAKIQSGALPLELTQQKVDKVSATLGQDAVSTSVTAAFIGILLIMLLMILRYRLNGVIASWALCIYIIVLFFLIALFKIQLTLPGLAGVVLGIGMAVDANVIIFERFNEEARKGRSAKAAVKAGFKNAMSAVLDANVTTLIAAIVLLIFGTGSIQGFARTLLLGVIVSMLSAILITRFLMNRFVNAGFTGINLYTKVNAEKEGEQ; this is encoded by the coding sequence ATGAAATCTGGTAATAAGCGTACCGGCAGTAAAAAAAGCGCTGTCGCTGCGCTGTGTGTCGTGCTCGTACTCACGATCCTTATCGGCGTGATCGGGTTTACGGGGCTTGCGATTCCCCCCAGGGGACTGTACAAGGTACGCTCCTGGCTGCCCACCGCCGATTCGGAAAAATGGCCCGAATCCCTGTCCCTGGGTTTGGACCTGCGGGGCGGTATGTATGTGGAATACTCCGGCGCCGCGCCTGAAGGCAGCGAAGCCAATTTTGACGACCTGGTTGAAGGCTCCATGAGCATCATCCGGGCCCGCCTGACCGACCGCGGCTTCACCGAAGCCAACGTCCAGCGCATCGGCACGGACGGCATCCGCGTGGAGGTTCCCGGCGTGCAGGACGATTCCGTCCTGGACCTGATCGGCGCCGCCGCCAAGATGCGGTTCCTGGATCCCGAAGGCAACGAGTTCATGACCGGCGATAAGGTCAAGAGCGCGCGCGCCGTGTATGACGAAGACGGCAAGCCGGTTATCTCCTTCTCCCTGACGGATGAAGGCGCGAAGATCTTCGGCGAAATGACCGCCGCCAACATCGGCAAAAACCTCATCATCGAGCTTGACGGTGTGACCCTGGTCAACGCCACCGTCCAGTCGGCGATTCCCGACGGAAACGGCCAGATCTCCGGCAACTACACGCCTGAAGAGGCCATGAACACCGCCGCGAAGATCCAGTCCGGCGCCCTGCCCCTGGAACTGACCCAGCAGAAGGTGGACAAGGTGTCCGCCACGCTCGGCCAGGATGCGGTGTCCACCTCCGTTACCGCCGCGTTCATCGGCATCCTGCTGATCATGCTGCTGATGATCCTCCGCTACCGGCTCAACGGCGTGATCGCCTCCTGGGCCCTGTGCATCTACATCATCGTGCTGTTCTTCCTGATTGCCCTGTTCAAGATCCAGCTGACCCTCCCGGGCCTGGCCGGCGTGGTACTCGGCATCGGTATGGCCGTTGACGCCAACGTCATCATCTTCGAGCGTTTCAACGAGGAAGCCCGGAAGGGCCGCTCCGCGAAGGCTGCCGTGAAGGCCGGCTTCAAGAACGCCATGTCCGCCGTGCTGGACGCGAACGTCACCACCCTGATCGCCGCCATCGTGCTGCTGATCTTCGGCACCGGCTCCATCCAGGGCTTCGCCCGGACGCTGCTGCTGGGCGTTATCGTATCCATGCTCTCCGCCATCCTGATCACCCGCTTCCTGATGAACCGCTTCGTCAACGCGGG
- a CDS encoding GNAT family N-acetyltransferase, translated as MMIVHPQAPVNGLNPEDVFYAIDDLGAQAGYGFILYQQQPGLYPDCPVNMYFSIAGDPSARYLLFGALVARARVLQNVNPQLRARLYTGIAPDDTQLKDFYLHNGFDCDETDQVVELSIPYGDGRIPMSCTVAMTPLHTWDEQNSLIYRLQMNDISFIDMNYLNSMMRMPRFLTLGLYRNAVLIGEAILAGQGQDAELAAIYIEPSSRGQGMGKALLHRSLAIMAAEGVTRVTARTMSRSIPQQRLMNDFGARVIGVNMIFPGMYLN; from the coding sequence ATGATGATTGTGCATCCCCAGGCGCCCGTGAACGGGCTGAACCCGGAAGACGTGTTCTACGCCATAGATGATCTCGGCGCGCAGGCCGGCTATGGCTTTATCCTGTACCAGCAGCAGCCCGGGCTGTATCCGGACTGCCCTGTGAACATGTATTTTTCCATTGCCGGGGATCCTTCCGCCCGGTACCTGCTGTTCGGCGCGCTGGTAGCCCGCGCCCGGGTGCTGCAGAACGTGAATCCGCAGCTCCGCGCCCGCCTGTACACCGGTATTGCGCCGGATGACACCCAGCTGAAGGACTTCTACCTGCACAACGGGTTCGACTGCGACGAGACGGACCAGGTGGTCGAGCTGTCCATCCCCTACGGGGACGGGCGGATCCCCATGAGCTGCACCGTCGCGATGACGCCGCTGCACACCTGGGACGAGCAGAACAGCCTGATCTACCGCCTCCAGATGAACGATATTTCCTTCATCGACATGAACTACCTCAACTCAATGATGCGCATGCCCCGCTTCCTGACGCTCGGGCTGTACCGCAACGCCGTGCTGATCGGCGAGGCAATCCTGGCCGGCCAGGGACAGGACGCGGAGCTCGCGGCCATCTACATCGAGCCGTCCAGCCGCGGCCAGGGCATGGGCAAAGCCCTGCTCCACCGGTCGCTGGCCATCATGGCGGCGGAAGGCGTCACCCGGGTGACCGCCCGCACCATGAGCCGCAGTATCCCCCAGCAGCGCCTGATGAACGACTTCGGCGCCCGGGTGATCGGCGTGAATATGATCTTCCCCGGCATGTATCTCAACTGA